From the Leptolyngbya sp. O-77 genome, one window contains:
- a CDS encoding ArsC/Spx/MgsR family protein — translation MATVTFYEKPGCFNNARQKRLLEAAGHRVIVRNLLTEPWTCDRLRPFFAGLPVPQWFNASAPAIASGVVVPAQLDADTALELMMLNPLLIRRPLLEVEGDRRAGFDSEAIDRWIGLTVATPTPDLETCPRTLALWRG, via the coding sequence ATGGCCACAGTTACCTTCTACGAAAAGCCCGGCTGCTTTAACAACGCCCGCCAAAAGCGTTTGTTGGAAGCCGCAGGGCATCGGGTGATCGTCCGCAACCTGCTGACCGAGCCGTGGACCTGCGATCGCCTGCGCCCCTTCTTCGCTGGGCTGCCCGTGCCCCAGTGGTTCAACGCCAGCGCCCCGGCGATCGCCTCTGGGGTGGTCGTGCCTGCCCAACTTGATGCTGACACTGCCCTAGAACTGATGATGCTGAACCCATTGCTGATCCGCCGCCCGCTGCTGGAGGTGGAGGGCGATCGCCGTGCTGGCTTCGACTCCGAGGCGATCGATCGCTGGATCGGCCTTACCGTTGCCACCCCGACCCCCGATCTCGAAACCTGTCCTCGAACCCTTGCACTTTGGAGGGGCTAG
- a CDS encoding HesB/IscA family protein, with translation MTITITELAELRLRTFLRGTPNYTPERGVRLAVKDGGCNGYEYDIKIANAPKPDDRVVESGSLKVFVDPISWPLLDGIVVDYIDSLLESGFKFTNPNATATCGCGKSFQAAGDCSPAGVPCS, from the coding sequence ATGACTATCACAATTACCGAACTCGCCGAACTGCGCTTGCGTACCTTCCTGCGCGGCACCCCGAACTACACTCCCGAACGCGGCGTTCGTTTGGCGGTGAAAGACGGCGGCTGCAACGGCTACGAGTACGATATTAAAATTGCCAACGCTCCTAAGCCCGACGATCGGGTTGTGGAATCGGGCAGTTTGAAGGTTTTTGTGGACCCCATAAGCTGGCCCCTGCTGGACGGCATTGTGGTGGACTACATCGATAGCCTGCTAGAGAGCGGGTTTAAATTCACCAACCCCAACGCCACTGCCACCTGCGGCTGCGGCAAGTCGTTCCAGGCGGCGGGCGATTGCAGCCCTGCTGGGGTGCCCTGTAGTTAA
- a CDS encoding ferrous iron transport protein A — protein sequence MFNRFTVAGAALQVLNVGDRGTIARFTQTDSQILSHLQSLGLTQGKTIAITQRYPNFMIRTENGHLTLPPVLVSAIYVRLVGPQSDWEERNSRQNLDDSGSTN from the coding sequence ATGTTTAATCGATTTACGGTTGCAGGAGCAGCATTACAGGTTCTCAATGTGGGCGATCGCGGCACGATTGCTCGCTTTACCCAGACTGATTCCCAAATTCTTTCTCACCTGCAATCCCTTGGTTTAACTCAAGGAAAAACCATTGCTATTACCCAGCGCTACCCCAACTTCATGATTCGCACCGAAAACGGACATCTTACCTTGCCGCCTGTGCTAGTGAGCGCGATCTACGTGCGACTGGTCGGCCCCCAATCTGATTGGGAGGAAAGAAACAGCCGCCAAAATTTAGACGATAGTGGCTCTACGAATTAG
- a CDS encoding flavodoxin → MADIGLFYGSTSGVTEEIAEKIRDAIGEDRCDLYSMESDYDSVDDLLQYDYLILGCSTWGAGELQNDWREPIFDMEMDKPDFSGKTIALFGPGDCEGHSKHFVGALGILYDQFKALGATIVGAVSAEDYTFEKSTAIRDGKFVGLPLDEVNESEKTDQRIANWLEILKADFPAIAR, encoded by the coding sequence GTGGCAGACATTGGACTTTTCTACGGCAGCACTTCTGGCGTTACAGAAGAAATTGCTGAAAAAATTCGAGATGCAATCGGTGAAGATCGCTGCGATCTCTACAGCATGGAGTCTGACTACGACAGCGTAGATGACCTGCTCCAGTATGACTACCTGATCCTCGGCTGCTCCACTTGGGGGGCGGGCGAATTGCAGAACGACTGGCGCGAACCCATATTCGACATGGAAATGGACAAGCCCGACTTTTCGGGGAAGACCATTGCCCTGTTTGGCCCCGGCGATTGCGAAGGCCACAGCAAGCATTTTGTTGGGGCTTTGGGCATTCTATACGACCAGTTCAAGGCGCTAGGGGCCACTATCGTCGGGGCGGTTTCTGCGGAAGACTACACCTTTGAAAAGTCCACTGCTATCCGCGACGGCAAGTTTGTGGGGCTGCCCCTGGATGAGGTAAACGAAAGTGAGAAAACTGACCAGCGCATTGCCAACTGGCTGGAGATTTTGAAGGCAGACTTTCCGGCGATCGCCCGCTAA
- a CDS encoding 2Fe-2S iron-sulfur cluster-binding protein translates to MTKTYQVRLINKKRNIDVTIPVDENTYIIDAAEENDIDLPFSCRSGACSSCVGKLVEGEVNQEEQSFLDDEQIAKGFIVLCSSYPRSDCTIKTHMEAYLI, encoded by the coding sequence ATGACGAAAACCTATCAAGTTCGTCTAATCAACAAGAAGCGTAATATCGATGTCACTATTCCGGTGGATGAGAACACTTACATCATTGACGCGGCAGAAGAGAACGACATTGACCTACCCTTCTCCTGTCGGTCGGGCGCTTGCTCTAGCTGCGTTGGCAAACTGGTCGAAGGTGAGGTTAATCAGGAGGAGCAGTCTTTTCTAGACGACGAGCAGATTGCCAAGGGCTTTATCGTACTTTGCTCATCGTATCCGCGATCGGACTGCACGATTAAGACCCATATGGAGGCGTATTTAATTTGA